One Paenibacillus crassostreae DNA segment encodes these proteins:
- a CDS encoding ABC transporter ATP-binding protein — MSETPVLDIKGLTGGYSLNRPVLHDVELQVGTGEMIGLIGLNGAGKSTTMKHILGLMAPQKGDIRVKGKKREEDSEAYHSALAFVPESPMLYDEMTVKEHLEFTARAYSVSKDDYEDRSQKLMALFRMEDKMDSLSIHLSKGMKQKVMIMCAFVARPSLYIIDEPFLGLDPLGIRSLLDFMMELKAGGSSILLSSHILSTIENYCDRFIVMHQGSIIAQGTLGQIAEQAGIPEAPLEELFYNLVQGRV, encoded by the coding sequence ATGAGTGAAACACCAGTCTTAGATATTAAGGGTTTAACAGGAGGTTACAGTTTAAACCGCCCTGTATTACATGATGTTGAGCTTCAAGTAGGAACAGGTGAGATGATAGGACTAATCGGGCTGAATGGCGCGGGGAAAAGTACAACGATGAAGCATATTCTAGGACTCATGGCACCCCAAAAGGGGGATATTCGTGTCAAAGGGAAGAAGCGGGAAGAAGATTCAGAGGCATATCACAGTGCACTTGCTTTTGTTCCGGAATCTCCGATGCTTTATGATGAAATGACTGTTAAAGAGCATCTGGAATTTACCGCAAGAGCATATAGTGTATCTAAGGATGACTACGAGGATCGGTCTCAAAAGTTAATGGCATTATTTCGCATGGAAGATAAAATGGATAGTTTATCGATTCATTTATCTAAAGGGATGAAACAAAAGGTGATGATCATGTGTGCATTTGTAGCACGGCCATCTCTGTATATTATTGATGAACCATTTCTCGGGCTTGATCCATTGGGAATTCGCTCTTTGCTTGACTTCATGATGGAATTGAAAGCGGGAGGTTCCTCAATCCTACTTAGTTCACATATTCTCTCGACCATAGAGAATTATTGTGACCGTTTTATTGTCATGCATCAAGGAAGTATCATCGCTCAAGGAACACTTGGTCAAATTGCAGAACAAGCGGGCATCCCTGAAGCCCCGCTGGAGGAATTGTTCTATAATCTTGTCCAAGGTAGGGTCTGA
- a CDS encoding PLP-dependent aminotransferase family protein, whose translation MEFALPLASYLEEYRYKYLAIYYAIRDAILEGRLTSGTKLPSTRYVADLYHISRGSVAQSYDMLLAEGYVQMTVGKGTFVAHAGPSPDSKKQELVSADITLSYWGNRIMSQPRSLKKYVEQDNKISFLLEGMPMESFPYDEWRSALNHAGGKSGKNLSIASSPAGDAELREAIATYLRVTRGISVESSNIVVFSGSMQGIAILIQLLVNERDAVVVEDPSYHGIRMGVQACGGDILRGELDSDGVIPEDWNAKVLFVTPSRQFPTGAVLTLERRREILKWAQRHKGVIIEDDYDSEFRFGGRPIEPLKALDQEGRVVYLGSFSKTMFAGLRIGYAILPNSLVEPVIQAKALYDPITPGLLEQRALAYFMNHGHYKRHLRRMTRVYRVRHDTLCDLMSQHLSEIFQLVPSDAGLHIYTKWQRSAEEYEAFIDAAKLRNVEFRDASFYGIFPGPLAACFGFAHLDEDQMIEGINRLAKAWQDVQQLFE comes from the coding sequence ATGGAATTCGCTTTGCCATTAGCATCTTATTTAGAGGAATATCGATATAAATATCTAGCGATCTATTATGCAATACGAGATGCTATTCTAGAGGGGAGATTGACTTCAGGCACTAAGCTACCTTCTACTCGATATGTAGCAGATCTTTATCATATATCGCGTGGATCTGTTGCCCAAAGCTACGATATGTTACTAGCTGAGGGATACGTCCAAATGACAGTTGGTAAGGGGACATTTGTTGCTCATGCAGGTCCATCTCCAGACTCAAAGAAACAGGAGTTAGTTAGTGCGGATATTACCCTTTCTTATTGGGGGAATAGGATTATGAGTCAACCAAGATCTCTCAAAAAATATGTTGAACAGGATAACAAAATTAGCTTTCTGCTTGAAGGAATGCCTATGGAATCTTTCCCTTATGATGAGTGGCGAAGTGCACTAAATCATGCAGGTGGTAAGAGTGGCAAGAATTTATCGATAGCTTCTTCTCCTGCGGGAGATGCAGAATTGCGTGAGGCTATCGCAACTTATCTTCGGGTTACCCGAGGTATTTCAGTTGAGTCTTCAAATATTGTCGTATTTAGTGGATCTATGCAGGGTATTGCGATCCTGATACAGCTTCTAGTGAATGAAAGGGACGCAGTTGTTGTTGAGGATCCAAGTTATCACGGCATTCGTATGGGAGTTCAAGCATGTGGAGGTGACATTCTTCGAGGAGAATTAGATAGCGATGGTGTAATTCCTGAAGACTGGAATGCTAAGGTGCTCTTTGTAACTCCTAGTCGTCAATTTCCTACCGGGGCTGTACTCACCTTGGAACGACGCAGGGAGATATTGAAATGGGCGCAGAGACATAAAGGAGTCATTATCGAAGACGATTATGATAGTGAATTCCGTTTCGGGGGGCGTCCAATTGAACCTTTGAAGGCATTGGATCAAGAAGGTAGAGTTGTCTATCTAGGATCATTCTCAAAGACGATGTTTGCCGGATTACGTATAGGTTACGCTATTCTTCCGAATTCACTTGTTGAACCAGTTATTCAAGCAAAAGCGTTATACGACCCCATTACGCCAGGGCTTTTAGAGCAGAGGGCCTTAGCATATTTCATGAACCATGGGCATTATAAGCGCCACCTCCGACGAATGACACGTGTATATAGAGTACGTCATGATACACTTTGTGACCTAATGTCACAACATCTAAGCGAAATATTTCAACTTGTTCCGAGTGATGCTGGACTACATATCTATACGAAGTGGCAACGATCAGCAGAAGAATATGAAGCATTTATTGATGCGGCGAAGTTGAGAAATGTTGAATTTAGGGATGCTTCATTCTATGGGATCTTTCCAGGTCCCTTAGCAGCTTGTTTTGGATTTGCACATTTAGACGAAGATCAGATGATCGAAGGAATAAATCGGCTTGCGAAAGCTTGGCAGGATGTGCAACAATTATTCGAATAG
- a CDS encoding chemotaxis protein CheX, which yields MKAEIINPFLESARNVIEQVIQISPSTGNLGIKTIEFVKGDIWIQVGMTGQMSGNIVFGLKESVALKIVSIMMGGFVLTEMDEMGQSAISELGNMISGNASTILSNQGVTVDITPPKIVNFESSSLMQSKKALSIPLMMDGVGEMDIQVMIS from the coding sequence ATGAAAGCAGAGATAATTAATCCTTTCCTAGAGTCGGCTAGGAATGTTATCGAACAAGTTATTCAAATATCTCCTTCAACGGGTAATTTAGGTATTAAGACTATTGAATTTGTAAAAGGTGATATATGGATACAAGTGGGGATGACAGGGCAAATGTCGGGAAATATTGTATTTGGATTGAAAGAATCTGTCGCTCTAAAGATTGTCTCCATTATGATGGGTGGTTTTGTTCTCACTGAGATGGACGAAATGGGACAAAGCGCGATCTCTGAGCTTGGTAATATGATAAGTGGTAATGCTAGTACGATTCTCTCCAATCAGGGTGTGACGGTTGATATTACCCCTCCTAAAATTGTTAATTTTGAGAGTAGTTCCTTAATGCAATCTAAAAAGGCGCTGAGTATTCCTTTGATGATGGATGGAGTAGGAGAAATGGATATTCAAGTGATGATTTCTTAG
- a CDS encoding SDR family NAD(P)-dependent oxidoreductase: MLKDKVIVITGASSGIGALAAKFLSDQGAIPVLTARSLDKLKSVGAQLTGVHDLIMMDVTKQEQVQQVMKQIIDRYGRIDILLNNAGFGKFDSILEMPVDEFSDMMDVNYMGTVRCTKAVLPFMLERGEGQIVNVASMAAKIGTARSTSYTATKHAVYGFSNSLRQELRGTGITVSTVNPGPIDTPFFELADPSGKYLSNINWFIMKPEYVAHKMIRLMKHKQEEINLPWLAAAGMRLYQLFPRLADKLTHKMLNKK; the protein is encoded by the coding sequence ATGTTGAAAGACAAAGTAATAGTTATTACTGGAGCATCTAGCGGAATCGGTGCATTAGCTGCGAAGTTTCTATCAGATCAGGGGGCTATACCAGTATTAACTGCCCGTTCGTTGGACAAACTGAAATCCGTGGGAGCACAATTAACTGGTGTACATGATCTCATTATGATGGATGTAACTAAACAGGAACAAGTACAACAAGTGATGAAGCAAATTATAGACCGATATGGCAGAATAGATATTCTTCTAAATAATGCAGGATTTGGAAAGTTTGATTCCATCCTGGAAATGCCAGTGGATGAATTCAGTGATATGATGGATGTTAATTATATGGGAACTGTACGATGTACGAAGGCTGTTCTCCCCTTTATGTTGGAGAGGGGTGAGGGGCAAATCGTTAACGTTGCCTCTATGGCAGCCAAGATTGGAACAGCTCGTTCCACTTCGTACACTGCAACGAAACATGCGGTATATGGATTCAGTAATAGCTTACGCCAAGAACTGAGAGGGACTGGAATTACGGTATCAACGGTCAATCCAGGTCCAATAGATACACCATTCTTTGAATTAGCAGATCCTTCAGGGAAATATTTATCCAATATAAATTGGTTTATCATGAAGCCAGAGTATGTTGCCCATAAAATGATAAGACTTATGAAACATAAACAAGAAGAGATTAACCTTCCATGGTTGGCCGCTGCTGGGATGAGATTGTATCAATTGTTCCCACGGTTGGCGGATAAGTTAACACATAAGATGCTGAATAAGAAGTGA
- a CDS encoding aminotransferase class I/II-fold pyridoxal phosphate-dependent enzyme: MNQLAGQLNENIQTGNTHVYDMLSTLGREIYFPKEGILSQSAEATAHAKKYNATIGIATEGGIPMHLKVIQDKLSAFQPKDLYSYAPPAGKPELRTVWRNKMLQENPSLQDKSFSNPIVTNALTHGLSIVADLFVNEGDAVIYPDKNWENYELTFGVRRHGECINYPLFTEEMTFNSNGLREALLAQQDKGKAIVVLNFPNNPTGYTPGLKEGEEIIAVITEAAEAGINVVVVTDDAYFALFFEDSMKESLFGKLASIHPRVLAIKIDGATKEEFVWGFRVGFITYASDNENLLAALEQKTLGIIRATISSGPHPSQTFILDALKSPDFAVQKEEKFQIMKGRANRVKSLLDNDKYDEVWEYYPFNSGYFMCLKLKTVSAEALRTHLIEKYGVGTIALGDQDLRVAFSCIDEEYLEDLYQLIYQGIQDLQA; the protein is encoded by the coding sequence ATGAACCAACTTGCTGGACAGTTAAACGAGAACATTCAAACTGGAAATACACACGTTTATGACATGTTATCAACACTAGGAAGAGAGATTTATTTCCCTAAAGAGGGGATTCTTAGTCAATCTGCTGAAGCAACAGCCCATGCAAAAAAATACAATGCAACAATAGGAATCGCTACTGAAGGTGGAATTCCTATGCATCTAAAGGTAATTCAAGATAAGTTATCTGCATTCCAACCTAAAGATCTATACAGTTATGCTCCTCCAGCAGGAAAACCAGAATTACGAACTGTTTGGCGGAACAAAATGTTGCAGGAGAACCCTTCCTTACAGGATAAATCCTTTAGTAATCCAATTGTAACCAATGCGTTGACTCATGGACTTAGCATTGTAGCCGATTTGTTTGTGAATGAAGGCGATGCCGTTATATATCCGGATAAAAATTGGGAGAATTATGAACTAACATTTGGTGTACGTCGCCATGGTGAGTGCATTAACTATCCATTATTTACAGAAGAAATGACTTTCAATAGCAATGGACTTCGTGAAGCTTTATTAGCTCAACAAGACAAGGGAAAAGCAATTGTAGTTCTCAACTTCCCTAACAATCCAACTGGCTATACACCAGGCCTCAAAGAAGGCGAAGAGATTATTGCAGTGATAACAGAAGCAGCAGAAGCAGGAATTAACGTCGTTGTAGTAACTGATGATGCTTATTTCGCACTCTTCTTCGAGGATTCCATGAAGGAATCATTATTTGGTAAGCTAGCAAGCATTCACCCACGTGTGCTCGCAATCAAAATCGACGGTGCCACCAAAGAAGAATTCGTATGGGGGTTCCGTGTAGGATTCATCACCTATGCTTCAGACAATGAAAATTTATTAGCTGCACTTGAACAAAAAACACTAGGAATTATCCGTGCGACAATCTCAAGCGGGCCACATCCTTCACAAACATTTATTCTTGATGCACTAAAGTCACCTGATTTCGCAGTCCAAAAAGAAGAGAAATTCCAAATAATGAAGGGTCGCGCTAATCGTGTGAAATCCTTGCTCGACAATGATAAATACGATGAAGTGTGGGAGTACTATCCGTTCAACTCTGGATATTTCATGTGCTTGAAATTAAAGACTGTTTCCGCTGAAGCTTTGCGTACGCATTTGATTGAAAAATACGGTGTAGGTACGATCGCTTTAGGAGATCAGGATTTGAGAGTTGCCTTTTCTTGTATCGATGAAGAATACCTAGAGGATTTGTACCAATTAATCTATCAAGGTATACAGGATCTACAAGCATAA
- a CDS encoding transposase encodes MAKKGQVFQQYTNEFKEVAVKEYLKGLASFKVVAENLGIRNCTQLKVWVRKWRDGEEFDVRKSLSNPLKGRTRTSFASVEEERDHLKVQVDYLKKRYPNLVKEASSVSKTTIK; translated from the coding sequence ATGGCTAAAAAAGGACAAGTATTTCAACAGTATACGAATGAATTTAAAGAAGTAGCGGTCAAAGAATACCTTAAGGGATTAGCAAGCTTCAAAGTGGTGGCAGAAAACTTGGGAATTAGGAACTGCACACAATTAAAAGTATGGGTGAGAAAGTGGCGAGATGGAGAGGAATTCGATGTACGTAAAAGCTTATCTAATCCGTTAAAAGGACGAACACGTACGTCTTTTGCCTCTGTAGAGGAAGAGCGAGATCACCTGAAAGTACAGGTGGACTACTTAAAAAAGCGGTATCCAAATCTGGTAAAGGAGGCTTCCTCAGTCAGCAAGACAACTATCAAGTAA
- a CDS encoding pyridoxamine 5'-phosphate oxidase family protein: MRRQEFSVQDEVEVNQFLSDMSFGFLGTVTEDGRPRVTPLNFVYDQGCFYFHGSRVGEKMNHLRSNDQVSFTVADEYALIPSYFSDPAMACPATAYFKSVTASGNAVILEDLVEKGRIFTLFMKKLQPEGGYDPIDPADPRYASRLRSVVMVKIIANHLSAKFKFGQNLSEPAMNKVINGLETRDRTRDQETIDHMKKYCPHQQ, from the coding sequence ATGAGAAGACAGGAATTTAGTGTACAAGATGAGGTAGAAGTTAATCAATTCTTATCAGATATGAGTTTTGGGTTTCTCGGAACCGTCACCGAGGATGGTAGACCACGCGTCACTCCATTAAACTTTGTATACGATCAGGGATGCTTTTATTTCCATGGAAGTCGTGTTGGTGAAAAAATGAATCACCTTCGTTCAAATGATCAAGTAAGTTTTACCGTAGCTGATGAATATGCATTAATCCCTTCATACTTCAGTGATCCCGCAATGGCTTGCCCCGCAACAGCGTACTTCAAAAGTGTAACCGCAAGCGGAAACGCAGTGATCCTTGAAGATCTAGTAGAAAAAGGACGAATATTTACTTTGTTCATGAAAAAACTACAACCAGAAGGTGGATACGATCCCATTGACCCTGCTGATCCGCGATATGCCTCACGACTTCGCAGTGTAGTCATGGTGAAAATAATAGCTAACCATTTATCAGCAAAATTTAAATTTGGTCAAAATTTATCTGAACCGGCCATGAACAAAGTGATCAATGGATTGGAAACAAGAGATCGTACAAGAGATCAAGAAACGATTGATCATATGAAGAAATACTGTCCACACCAGCAGTAA
- a CDS encoding DEAD/DEAH box helicase, whose product MNITSFDELGIPIEMINKLAEFEIKVPSPVQAEVIPAVLQRKDVLAHSQTGTGKTLAYLLPMLMGIDPEMKSIQKLIIAPTQELAMQIVRESERYGEQSGVRVLALIGGASTKRQLEKLRLHPQLIVGTPGRIRELVETRKVKMHNVNSIVVDEVDQVFQLGAAGDVSKIIRSAMRDRQLVFLSATISKESADLVSREMKEPVLIGIAPEQMTASGLEHYYFITEERDKPDVLRRLIRHYNPEKALVFVNATDDIAVVEAKMNHLGISTQALYGDANKLARSGVLDRFRKGKFKLLVASDLAARGLDIEGLTLVVNYDPPVDSEHYVHRAGRTGRMGRSGIVLSIVTDRQTFIIKKFTKELHTPIGLRIMSSGKVIKPGEEIPRNTTYTKPAKMESTEPKQSSKNTVLSVASVPVLPTPSAEVSRKSNRAATGASKSERERVRKNKGAPKWLKNKPPRS is encoded by the coding sequence ATGAATATTACTTCTTTTGACGAACTAGGTATTCCAATCGAGATGATTAATAAACTAGCTGAATTTGAAATAAAGGTACCTTCACCTGTACAAGCTGAGGTGATTCCGGCTGTTCTGCAACGAAAGGATGTATTAGCCCATTCACAGACAGGAACCGGAAAGACACTTGCATATTTACTACCGATGCTTATGGGGATTGATCCTGAAATGAAGTCAATTCAAAAGCTGATTATTGCTCCTACACAAGAACTTGCGATGCAAATTGTACGTGAAAGTGAACGTTATGGCGAACAGAGTGGTGTTCGTGTTCTGGCACTCATAGGTGGTGCGTCGACTAAACGTCAATTGGAGAAGTTGCGACTTCATCCCCAATTAATTGTGGGTACTCCAGGAAGAATAAGAGAATTAGTCGAGACACGCAAAGTTAAGATGCACAATGTTAATTCTATTGTTGTCGATGAAGTTGATCAAGTGTTCCAATTAGGTGCAGCAGGTGACGTTAGCAAAATTATACGCAGTGCTATGCGCGATCGCCAACTAGTGTTTCTATCTGCAACAATTAGTAAAGAGTCTGCAGATCTCGTAAGTAGAGAAATGAAGGAACCCGTTCTTATTGGGATTGCTCCAGAACAAATGACGGCGTCAGGGCTTGAACATTATTACTTTATTACTGAAGAACGGGATAAGCCAGATGTTTTGCGTCGTCTTATTCGTCATTACAATCCTGAAAAGGCATTGGTATTCGTCAATGCGACAGATGATATTGCTGTAGTTGAAGCGAAAATGAACCATTTAGGCATCAGTACTCAGGCTCTTTATGGCGATGCTAATAAATTGGCACGTAGTGGGGTTCTAGATCGTTTTCGTAAAGGCAAATTCAAGTTGCTAGTAGCGAGTGATTTAGCAGCTAGAGGATTAGATATTGAAGGATTAACGTTGGTTGTGAATTACGATCCACCGGTAGATTCGGAACATTATGTACATCGCGCAGGTCGAACAGGAAGAATGGGACGTAGTGGGATTGTGCTCTCGATTGTTACAGACCGGCAGACATTTATCATTAAGAAGTTCACAAAAGAGCTTCATACTCCGATCGGACTTCGGATAATGTCATCGGGTAAAGTTATTAAACCAGGTGAAGAGATTCCACGGAACACTACCTATACTAAGCCAGCAAAGATGGAGTCCACAGAGCCCAAGCAGTCAAGTAAGAATACTGTACTGAGTGTAGCGAGTGTTCCAGTTCTACCAACACCAAGCGCGGAGGTATCACGTAAATCTAATCGAGCTGCAACAGGTGCAAGCAAAAGTGAACGAGAACGTGTCCGGAAGAATAAAGGTGCACCGAAATGGTTGAAGAATAAACCACCACGTTCATAA
- a CDS encoding LysR family transcriptional regulator, translated as MNISQLETLVTISKTMSFRKAGEVLNLTQPAVSAQIKSLEDEFNTVLVDRNQPVTLTDRGEVFLEHTERILSIVEELKQRLSDLNDTPQGHIVLGTTTSIAIQILPRVLSYFQDQFPLIKTTIQSMASCEVYNSVENGQIDVGIGYLIERNPNLITSILYYDTFELVVSPDHHLSSKPVATIEDLQDLPLILLTGDTVGRKFVDEVLKKHKIIPNVVMELSSSEEIKRMVELNLGAGIISKLAVGSELRLGTLKIIPIIELEVTHPVGVIYKSGKYLNSAMHQFLDDLKGMPETQFISSE; from the coding sequence GTGAATATCAGTCAGTTAGAGACACTTGTAACAATCTCCAAAACCATGAGCTTTCGGAAGGCAGGAGAAGTACTCAATCTCACACAACCCGCAGTTTCTGCTCAAATAAAAAGTCTTGAGGATGAATTTAACACAGTCCTTGTTGATCGTAATCAACCGGTAACGTTAACAGATCGTGGTGAAGTTTTCCTAGAACACACAGAACGAATTCTTTCTATTGTAGAAGAATTGAAGCAACGGCTCTCGGATTTGAATGACACACCTCAAGGACATATTGTTCTTGGAACTACTACTTCCATTGCTATACAGATTCTACCGCGTGTTTTATCTTATTTCCAAGACCAGTTTCCACTCATCAAAACAACTATCCAATCCATGGCATCTTGTGAGGTATACAATAGCGTCGAGAATGGACAGATTGATGTTGGAATCGGATACCTCATTGAACGTAATCCAAACTTAATCACTTCTATCCTTTATTATGACACTTTCGAACTTGTAGTCTCACCGGATCATCACTTATCCAGTAAGCCTGTTGCTACCATTGAAGACTTACAGGATCTACCACTCATCTTATTAACAGGAGATACCGTTGGACGTAAATTTGTAGATGAGGTTCTCAAGAAACATAAAATAATTCCTAATGTCGTTATGGAACTTTCTAGCAGCGAGGAAATCAAACGAATGGTTGAACTAAACCTTGGTGCAGGAATTATTTCTAAATTAGCTGTTGGAAGCGAACTACGTCTGGGTACATTAAAGATTATCCCGATTATTGAGCTCGAAGTTACACATCCCGTAGGTGTCATATATAAATCTGGAAAATATCTTAATTCTGCCATGCATCAATTTCTTGATGATCTAAAGGGAATGCCCGAGACACAATTTATTAGTTCTGAGTAA
- a CDS encoding helix-turn-helix domain-containing protein has protein sequence MLHASPSSFEIKPALAKIVCEPSWRWHKREKPLPNYDLFYVWSGEGTLIRNGITYEIGRGSCFLFRPGDHTSAVHNPQKPLVISYIHFDVLESVTEIPLPYRVVRETVDLEYMLARYVRLFLVNTYAAKEEGQLILKQLMIHLLRIDQEQDQPVQKVVSNQLAEAVHEIANYIQQHPGVQHRVVDLATRAGLSSRYFSIKFKDIIGIPVQSYIIKTRIERAQHLLLYAGMNVTEVADTLGYRDIFFFSRQFKQYTGHNPSEIR, from the coding sequence ATGTTACATGCCTCGCCATCTTCTTTTGAAATCAAACCCGCATTAGCTAAAATTGTATGTGAGCCCAGTTGGAGATGGCATAAAAGAGAAAAGCCGCTGCCTAATTATGATCTTTTCTATGTCTGGAGTGGTGAAGGTACTCTTATTAGGAATGGTATTACCTATGAAATCGGTAGAGGAAGTTGTTTTCTATTTCGGCCCGGGGATCACACGAGTGCTGTTCATAATCCACAGAAGCCACTGGTCATCAGTTATATTCACTTTGATGTTCTAGAATCTGTAACAGAGATTCCTCTTCCCTATAGAGTGGTACGTGAGACGGTTGATTTGGAATATATGCTGGCACGGTATGTACGATTGTTTCTAGTGAATACTTATGCGGCTAAGGAAGAAGGACAACTTATTCTTAAGCAACTGATGATTCATTTGTTACGAATAGATCAGGAACAGGATCAGCCCGTACAGAAAGTTGTAAGTAATCAATTAGCAGAAGCCGTACATGAAATAGCAAACTACATACAACAACACCCAGGTGTTCAACATCGCGTAGTAGATTTGGCCACTCGTGCTGGGCTGTCGTCACGTTATTTCTCAATTAAATTTAAAGATATCATAGGGATACCTGTTCAATCTTATATTATTAAGACGCGTATCGAAAGAGCACAGCATTTGTTATTGTACGCAGGTATGAATGTTACCGAAGTGGCAGATACGCTCGGGTATCGAGATATCTTCTTTTTCAGCAGACAATTTAAGCAATATACGGGTCACAATCCATCAGAAATTCGTTAA
- a CDS encoding YjcZ family sporulation protein — MSGVEEVRGGYGGGMFTSTGAILVLFILLVIITKSFWV; from the coding sequence ATGAGTGGAGTAGAAGAAGTCAGAGGCGGATATGGCGGCGGAATGTTTACTAGCACAGGTGCGATTTTGGTCCTTTTCATCTTGTTAGTTATTATCACTAAATCATTCTGGGTATAA
- a CDS encoding ABC transporter permease has product MDLRNLRNERRRQFWGEIVPYLGYVMQSGVAVMFLFLFIAFSAWYTSLVQNIPIGLPIRWIMLVILLPLIVQSSFRTYLQSPDVVFLLPQESKMKRYLSGSWISGVVYKLLVLSLVFFTSWPLYIRSEVEPKTFWTFLILIFLLKIISSYGAWKEISMVSTRASRGYRLLRWAVMALAMMAWIWEPVGKSLIYVLLIVITYVLSLSIPMKHLVAWERLIAKEQSQIGRVMLVLGWFVNVPERQQRVYPRRLLSNAGNRLPWRSSSAYKYLITKSFIRSDILGIVMRAGILGVVLIWWTRGSLLGSGIYLFLLFLIGVQLSSLLRYHRESFWLNIYPVPAISRQQNVTIFVFQIHLLLAFILWLPLLGSGWEHASLTFGTLASGIVISFLIKAVLTRKAKHENDDD; this is encoded by the coding sequence ATGGATCTGAGGAATCTTCGTAATGAACGACGTCGTCAATTTTGGGGGGAGATTGTACCCTATCTAGGGTATGTCATGCAAAGCGGTGTAGCGGTTATGTTCCTATTCCTGTTCATAGCTTTCTCCGCATGGTATACATCATTGGTACAAAATATTCCCATAGGGTTACCTATTCGTTGGATTATGCTGGTTATACTACTTCCGTTAATTGTTCAAAGTAGTTTTCGTACATATCTTCAGTCTCCTGATGTCGTATTTCTCCTCCCACAAGAATCGAAAATGAAGCGTTATTTATCAGGTAGTTGGATTAGTGGTGTGGTGTATAAATTACTGGTATTGTCACTGGTATTCTTTACGTCATGGCCACTTTACATTCGAAGTGAGGTTGAACCGAAGACGTTCTGGACATTTCTAATCCTAATCTTCTTATTAAAGATTATTTCAAGCTATGGAGCTTGGAAAGAAATTTCTATGGTATCAACTCGAGCTTCTAGAGGATATCGGTTACTTCGGTGGGCAGTTATGGCTTTGGCGATGATGGCATGGATCTGGGAGCCTGTAGGGAAGAGTCTAATCTATGTGTTACTGATCGTAATAACCTATGTGCTTTCATTATCGATTCCAATGAAACATTTAGTTGCCTGGGAGCGTCTTATTGCTAAAGAACAATCACAGATTGGTCGAGTAATGTTGGTGTTAGGGTGGTTTGTTAATGTCCCAGAGCGTCAGCAACGAGTATACCCTCGACGTTTACTATCAAATGCAGGAAATCGGCTGCCTTGGAGATCTAGCTCTGCATATAAGTATCTTATTACCAAAAGCTTCATTCGTAGCGATATATTAGGCATTGTCATGCGTGCGGGTATATTGGGAGTTGTATTGATATGGTGGACACGCGGTAGTTTGCTCGGAAGTGGTATTTATTTGTTCTTACTGTTCTTAATTGGAGTACAATTATCCTCTTTACTACGTTATCATCGCGAGTCTTTCTGGTTAAATATTTATCCGGTTCCAGCCATAAGTAGACAACAGAATGTAACGATATTTGTATTTCAGATTCATTTGTTGTTAGCCTTTATTCTATGGTTACCTTTATTGGGATCTGGTTGGGAACATGCAAGTTTAACATTTGGAACGCTTGCTTCAGGTATAGTTATATCTTTTCTTATTAAAGCTGTACTCACACGTAAGGCCAAGCATGAGAACGATGATGATTAA